A portion of the Stigmatella aurantiaca DW4/3-1 genome contains these proteins:
- a CDS encoding GlsB/YeaQ/YmgE family stress response membrane protein, whose amino-acid sequence MSIIAFLVIGLLAGLLARALMPGNQSMGLLATTLLGIAGSFVGGFIGSFFNSDGRILDLHPSGLIFSVIGAMVLLLLVGFAGRSRRVRI is encoded by the coding sequence ATGAGTATTATCGCGTTTCTGGTGATTGGTCTTCTGGCGGGGTTGCTTGCGCGTGCTCTCATGCCGGGCAATCAGTCCATGGGGCTTCTGGCCACCACGCTGTTGGGGATCGCGGGCTCTTTCGTGGGCGGCTTCATCGGCTCGTTCTTCAACAGCGACGGCCGCATTCTGGATCTGCACCCCTCGGGGCTGATCTTCTCGGTGATTGGCGCGATGGTGTTGCTGCTGCTGGTGGGATTCGCGGGCCGCAGCAGGCGTGTCCGCATCTAG
- the bioB gene encoding biotin synthase BioB gives MSDAAESFHGHAHFAAPPPELTVRHDWTLEEVRALYTLPLLELVHKAQTVHRAVFQDNKVQLCSLLSIKTGGCSEDCSYCPQAARYKTGVKAEKLMAVQEVLEAAGKARAAGATRFCMGAAWREVKDGPQFDSVLEMVKGVKALGMEACATLGMLTESQAQRLRSAGLSAYNHNLDTSAEHYGDIISTRTYEDRLNTLERVRRAGISVCSGGIIGLGESLEDRCKLLLTLANQEVHPESVPINALVAVEGTPLAGQKRVETVEMVRTIATARLLMPLAMVRLSAGRMQMNEEAQLLCMLAGANSLFFGEKLLTTGNPEYTRDMALLEKAGIQPLAPDVSRE, from the coding sequence ATGTCCGACGCCGCCGAGTCCTTCCACGGCCACGCCCACTTCGCCGCGCCTCCACCGGAGCTCACGGTCCGCCACGACTGGACGCTGGAGGAAGTGCGCGCCCTCTACACGCTGCCGTTGCTGGAACTGGTGCACAAGGCGCAGACCGTGCACCGGGCAGTGTTCCAGGACAACAAGGTGCAGCTCTGCTCGCTGCTGTCCATCAAGACAGGGGGGTGTTCCGAGGACTGCTCCTATTGCCCCCAGGCCGCGCGCTACAAGACGGGCGTCAAGGCCGAGAAGCTGATGGCCGTGCAAGAGGTGCTGGAGGCCGCTGGCAAGGCCCGCGCCGCTGGGGCCACCCGCTTCTGCATGGGCGCTGCCTGGCGCGAGGTGAAGGACGGTCCCCAGTTCGACAGCGTCCTGGAGATGGTCAAGGGCGTGAAGGCCCTGGGCATGGAGGCTTGTGCCACGCTGGGAATGCTCACCGAGAGCCAGGCCCAGCGCCTGCGCTCCGCGGGCCTGTCCGCTTACAACCACAACCTGGACACGTCCGCCGAGCACTACGGGGACATCATCTCCACGCGCACCTACGAGGATCGGCTCAACACCCTGGAGCGTGTGCGCCGGGCGGGCATCTCCGTGTGCTCGGGGGGCATCATCGGCCTGGGGGAGTCCCTGGAAGATCGCTGCAAGCTGCTCCTCACCCTGGCCAACCAGGAGGTCCACCCCGAGTCCGTGCCCATCAACGCGCTGGTCGCCGTGGAGGGCACGCCGTTGGCCGGGCAGAAGCGCGTGGAGACCGTGGAGATGGTTCGCACCATCGCCACCGCGCGCCTGCTCATGCCCCTGGCCATGGTGCGGCTGTCGGCGGGCCGCATGCAGATGAATGAAGAGGCGCAGCTTCTGTGCATGCTCGCGGGGGCCAACTCGCTCTTCTTCGGCGAGAAGCTGCTCACCACGGGCAACCCCGAGTACACCCGCGACATGGCCTTGCTGGAAAAGGCCGGCATCCAGCCCCTCGCGCCGGATGTGTCACGCGAGTGA
- the bioF gene encoding 8-amino-7-oxononanoate synthase — translation MSLSPESDSLPAGAGTATAWAQEDLETLAARGLRRSLEPLESAQGALVRVGGEVLINFSSNDYLGLAASPTLRAAAAAALEQYGVGTGASRLVVGDTVAHRRLEARLAAFERSEAVLLFNTGFAANTGILPALVGSGDAVFSDALNHASLVDGCRLSRARVVVYPHAEVEALARALEETPARRKLVVTDTVFSMDGDHAPLAELVSLCRERGAALMVDEAHATGVLGPRGAGLCEELGLSEQVDLRMGTLSKAFGGMGAYVATSRPVAELLLNRARPFIFSTSLPAALCAAAEAAVDVVEGDEPLRERLWRNIRRFSAGLRALGFPAEARSAIFPVILGEPARALDAARHCRERGLLVKAIRPPTVPEGTSRLRFCLSAAHTEGHIDAALEVLRGLRGVRG, via the coding sequence GTGAGCCTCTCGCCTGAGTCGGATTCCCTGCCGGCAGGGGCGGGGACGGCCACGGCCTGGGCCCAGGAGGACCTGGAGACCCTGGCGGCGCGAGGGCTGCGCCGCTCCCTGGAGCCGCTGGAGTCCGCCCAGGGCGCGCTGGTGCGCGTGGGCGGAGAAGTGCTCATCAACTTCTCTTCCAACGATTACCTGGGCCTGGCCGCTTCGCCCACGCTGCGCGCCGCCGCCGCCGCCGCCCTCGAGCAGTACGGTGTGGGCACCGGCGCCAGCCGTCTGGTGGTGGGGGATACCGTGGCCCATCGGCGCCTGGAGGCCCGGCTGGCCGCCTTTGAGCGTTCCGAGGCCGTCCTCCTCTTCAACACCGGCTTCGCCGCCAACACGGGCATCCTCCCGGCCCTGGTGGGCTCCGGGGATGCCGTCTTCTCCGACGCCCTCAACCATGCCTCCCTTGTGGATGGCTGCCGGCTGTCCCGCGCCCGCGTCGTCGTTTACCCCCACGCGGAGGTCGAGGCCCTGGCCCGGGCGCTGGAGGAGACGCCCGCGCGCCGCAAGCTCGTCGTCACCGACACGGTCTTTTCCATGGATGGCGACCATGCCCCGCTGGCCGAGCTGGTGTCCCTCTGCCGGGAGCGGGGGGCCGCGCTGATGGTGGACGAGGCCCACGCCACCGGTGTGCTGGGGCCCCGTGGGGCCGGGCTGTGCGAGGAACTGGGCTTGAGCGAGCAGGTGGACCTGCGCATGGGGACCTTGAGCAAGGCGTTCGGAGGCATGGGAGCCTACGTGGCCACCTCGCGCCCCGTGGCGGAGCTGCTCCTCAACCGGGCCCGCCCCTTCATCTTCTCCACCTCGTTGCCCGCCGCCCTCTGTGCCGCCGCCGAGGCCGCCGTGGACGTGGTGGAGGGGGATGAGCCCCTGCGGGAGCGGCTCTGGCGCAACATCCGCCGCTTCTCGGCGGGTCTCCGGGCCCTGGGGTTTCCCGCCGAGGCCCGCAGTGCCATTTTTCCCGTCATCCTCGGCGAGCCGGCGCGCGCGCTGGACGCCGCCCGGCACTGCCGGGAGCGGGGCTTGCTGGTGAAGGCCATCCGTCCGCCCACCGTTCCCGAAGGCACCAGCCGCTTGCGCTTCTGCCTCTCCGCCGCGCACACCGAGGGGCACATTGATGCCGCGCTGGAGGTTCTGCGCGGCTTGCGAGGCGTCCGTGGCTAA
- the bioD gene encoding dethiobiotin synthase: protein MPRWRFCAACEASVAKPFQLFVTGTDTGVGKTQASCALLSLLADAGLEPQGFKPYESGCERLSAPADTLALRAAARSQWPVEQLCPHRFRAPLAPGIAARRLGREPRWDTTLAAWERLRHGSVIVEGAGGLFVPIDSQRDIIDLIAALRLPVLLVARAGLGTLNHTALSLRALAERNVKVSAVLLSRATPARDPSERDNRLWLEERHGLQVLGPVPFLKDPRRRHAAFRAALGPLVPHRVRGR, encoded by the coding sequence ATGCCGCGCTGGAGGTTCTGCGCGGCTTGCGAGGCGTCCGTGGCTAAGCCCTTCCAGCTCTTCGTGACGGGGACGGACACCGGGGTGGGGAAGACGCAGGCCTCGTGCGCCTTGTTGTCCCTGCTCGCTGACGCGGGGCTGGAGCCCCAGGGCTTCAAACCCTACGAGAGTGGCTGTGAGCGGTTGTCCGCGCCGGCGGACACCCTGGCCCTGCGCGCGGCGGCCCGGAGCCAGTGGCCCGTGGAGCAGCTCTGTCCGCACCGTTTCCGGGCCCCGCTGGCCCCGGGAATCGCCGCGCGCCGCCTGGGACGGGAACCCCGATGGGACACCACCCTGGCCGCCTGGGAGCGCCTGCGCCACGGTTCGGTCATCGTCGAGGGGGCGGGCGGTCTTTTTGTTCCCATCGACTCCCAGCGGGACATCATCGACCTGATTGCCGCGCTGCGTCTGCCCGTGCTGCTGGTGGCCCGTGCGGGCCTGGGCACCCTCAACCATACAGCCCTGTCGCTGCGGGCCCTGGCCGAGCGGAACGTGAAGGTGAGCGCGGTTTTGCTGAGCCGCGCGACTCCCGCCAGAGACCCTTCCGAGCGTGACAACCGCCTGTGGCTGGAGGAGCGCCACGGCCTCCAGGTGCTCGGTCCGGTGCCCTTCCTGAAGGACCCCCGGCGGCGCCACGCCGCTTTCCGCGCGGCCCTGGGTCCATTGGTGCCTCATCGCGTGCGAGGCCGGTAA
- a CDS encoding pyridoxal phosphate-dependent aminotransferase — translation MSGFSSRTGFSRTWNALSQALAQRQAQGLPWIDLTVSNPARVGLSTLDPGLLATPGALTYEPDPLGLRSAREAVVAYLASRGAAIHAEHLLLSASTSEAYAWLFKLLCEPGDNVLVPAPSYPLFEHLARLEGVEVKPYRLPRAHGFGLDVGAVAAARDARSRAVLVVNPGNPTGHFLHEGELTALAGLCAETGLALLSDEVFSDFAWAPEPDRVPTVAGRPLPMLTFSLSGLSKVAGLPSLKLGWTHVGGPPERRDEALARLEWVADTFLSVGTPVQRALPAILAQHVPRFQTALLERVRENRRQLVSARPRGASWDVVPAHGGWSAVLRIPLAPGEEAMCLALLDAGVGVQPGYFYDFAGGAFLVLSLLPPPEVFRTALGTLTAVLAG, via the coding sequence GTGAGCGGGTTCTCCTCGCGCACCGGCTTCTCCCGGACGTGGAATGCCCTGTCCCAGGCCCTGGCCCAGCGCCAGGCCCAGGGGCTGCCCTGGATCGACCTCACCGTGAGCAACCCGGCCCGCGTGGGACTGTCCACGTTGGACCCAGGTCTGCTGGCCACTCCAGGGGCGCTCACCTACGAACCCGACCCCCTGGGCCTGCGCTCCGCGCGAGAGGCCGTGGTGGCCTACCTGGCCTCGCGGGGGGCGGCCATCCATGCGGAGCACCTGCTCCTGTCGGCGAGCACGAGCGAGGCCTACGCGTGGCTCTTCAAGCTGCTGTGCGAGCCGGGGGACAATGTGCTCGTTCCGGCGCCCAGCTACCCCCTCTTCGAGCACCTCGCCCGCCTGGAAGGCGTGGAGGTGAAGCCCTACCGCCTGCCCCGGGCACATGGCTTTGGCCTGGACGTGGGCGCGGTGGCGGCCGCCCGGGACGCCCGCAGCCGGGCGGTGCTCGTCGTCAACCCGGGCAACCCCACGGGCCACTTTCTCCACGAAGGCGAGCTGACAGCCCTGGCGGGCCTGTGCGCGGAGACCGGGCTGGCGTTGCTCTCCGATGAGGTGTTCTCGGACTTCGCCTGGGCGCCGGAGCCGGACCGGGTGCCCACGGTGGCCGGCCGGCCGCTGCCCATGCTCACCTTCAGCCTTTCGGGGCTCTCCAAAGTCGCGGGACTGCCTAGCCTCAAGCTGGGCTGGACGCACGTGGGAGGGCCCCCAGAGAGACGGGACGAGGCGCTGGCGCGGTTGGAGTGGGTGGCGGACACCTTCCTCTCCGTGGGCACGCCGGTCCAGCGGGCGCTTCCCGCGATCCTGGCGCAGCATGTGCCGCGATTCCAGACGGCGTTGCTGGAGCGGGTGAGAGAGAACCGGCGCCAACTGGTGTCGGCCCGTCCGCGCGGTGCCTCCTGGGACGTGGTCCCCGCGCATGGTGGGTGGAGCGCGGTGCTGCGCATTCCCCTGGCGCCCGGCGAGGAGGCCATGTGTCTGGCGCTCCTCGATGCGGGGGTGGGGGTGCAGCCGGGCTACTTCTACGACTTCGCGGGCGGCGCCTTCTTGGTGCTCTCCCTCTTGCCCCCGCCAGAGGTATTCCGTACCGCGCTGGGCACGCTCACCGCCGTGCTGGCGGGGTAG